One genomic window of Bradyrhizobium sp. CCGE-LA001 includes the following:
- a CDS encoding LysR substrate-binding domain-containing protein: MRFDLVDLQLFIAVADQRSITRGAERSHLALASASARIKGLEDALGVALLKRGRRGVELTAAGESLLDHARLVIHQVDAMRGDLAGFASGVRASVHFLANTSGLSEHLPKALAGFLREHRDVAIDIEERESTDIAAAITAGAADLGFAAEHALPEHIERFVFSEDRLTLVTSKRNPFAGRRQIDFQEAGACDFVGLTSATALQMHIAKHAARLGMRPHFRARLRDFDAICQMVAADVGVALVPEAAARRCARTMPLATVRLRDAFANRRLVICARSFKALPKPAKMLVEHLRAAAA, from the coding sequence ATGCGCTTCGACCTCGTCGACCTTCAGCTCTTCATCGCGGTTGCCGACCAGCGCAGCATCACCCGCGGTGCGGAGCGCTCGCACCTGGCGCTGGCCTCCGCCAGCGCGCGCATCAAGGGTCTCGAGGACGCGCTCGGCGTTGCATTGCTCAAGCGCGGGCGCCGCGGCGTGGAGTTGACCGCGGCCGGCGAGAGCCTGCTCGACCATGCGCGGCTGGTCATTCACCAGGTCGACGCCATGCGCGGCGATCTCGCCGGCTTTGCCTCTGGCGTCCGCGCCAGCGTGCATTTCCTCGCCAACACGTCGGGCCTGTCGGAGCATCTGCCGAAAGCGCTCGCCGGCTTCCTGCGCGAGCATCGCGACGTCGCGATCGATATCGAAGAGCGCGAGAGCACCGACATCGCTGCGGCGATCACGGCAGGTGCCGCGGATCTCGGTTTCGCCGCCGAGCACGCATTGCCCGAGCATATCGAGCGTTTCGTCTTCAGCGAGGACCGCCTGACGCTGGTGACGTCGAAACGTAATCCCTTCGCCGGCCGCCGCCAGATCGACTTTCAGGAGGCGGGAGCGTGTGACTTCGTCGGCCTGACCAGCGCCACCGCTCTCCAGATGCACATCGCCAAACATGCGGCGCGTCTCGGCATGCGTCCGCATTTCCGCGCACGGCTGCGCGACTTCGACGCGATCTGCCAGATGGTCGCCGCCGATGTCGGCGTGGCGCTCGTGCCTGAAGCCGCCGCCCGCCGCTGTGCCAGGACCATGCCGCTCGCCACGGTCCGCCTGCGCGATGCCTTCGCCAACCGGAGGCTCGTGATCTGCGCGCGCAGCTTCAAGGCGCTGCCGAAGCCGGCCAAGATGCTGGTGGAGCATCTTCGGGCCGCGGCGGCGTAA
- a CDS encoding succinate dehydrogenase iron-sulfur subunit — MVEFRLPKNSRLERGTVWPKPRSESLREFHVYRWNPDDGRNPRLDTYFVDSTDCGPMVLDGLIWIKNNVDSTLTFRRSCREGVCGSCSMNIAGQNTLACTKSMSDDISEGEPLRVLPLPHQPVVKDLVPDLTNFYAQLALVEPWLQTTSPTPPKEWRQSHEDRAKLDGLYECILCACCSTSCPSYWWNSERFLGPAALIQAARWINDSRDEATGERLDMLEDPFRIYRCHTILNCAKACPKGLNPGEAIAALRLKMVERKF; from the coding sequence ATGGTTGAGTTCAGGCTTCCGAAAAACTCCCGCCTCGAGCGAGGGACCGTTTGGCCAAAGCCGCGCAGCGAAAGCTTGCGCGAGTTTCACGTCTATCGCTGGAATCCCGACGATGGGCGCAATCCCCGGCTCGACACCTATTTTGTCGACTCGACGGATTGCGGACCGATGGTGCTGGACGGCCTGATCTGGATCAAGAACAACGTCGATTCGACATTGACGTTCAGGCGATCCTGCCGCGAGGGCGTGTGCGGCTCCTGCTCGATGAACATCGCCGGCCAGAACACCCTGGCCTGCACCAAATCCATGAGTGACGATATTTCGGAAGGTGAGCCGCTCCGCGTGCTGCCCTTGCCGCATCAGCCTGTCGTGAAGGATCTGGTGCCCGACCTCACCAATTTCTATGCGCAACTCGCCCTGGTCGAGCCGTGGCTGCAGACCACCTCGCCCACGCCGCCGAAGGAATGGCGGCAAAGCCATGAGGATCGGGCAAAGCTTGATGGACTGTACGAGTGCATTCTCTGCGCCTGCTGCTCGACCTCGTGCCCGAGCTACTGGTGGAATTCCGAGCGCTTCCTCGGACCCGCTGCCCTGATTCAGGCCGCGCGCTGGATCAACGACAGCCGGGACGAGGCGACAGGCGAGCGCCTCGACATGCTCGAGGACCCCTTCAGGATCTACCGCTGCCACACCATCCTCAATTGCGCCAAGGCATGTCCAAAGGGTCTCAATCCCGGCGAAGCCATCGCCGCCTTGCGCCTCAAGATGGTCGAGCGGAAGTTCTGA
- a CDS encoding NUDIX hydrolase, which translates to MGKKQFAALPFRLDNSDLRVLLITTRRKRRWSVPKGSPMRNKEPHLTAALEAYEEAGLIGIIATRAMGSFKHRKRKGDRKQIMDVAVFPMKVHGQERWWPEKGERKAIWVSPETAGRLVHKAELRRLIARFAAKTEKSGPSLQGGKRTSDPGTRVPRNRSN; encoded by the coding sequence ATGGGAAAGAAGCAGTTCGCCGCATTGCCGTTTCGTCTGGACAATTCCGATCTGCGCGTGCTGCTGATCACGACCAGGCGCAAGCGCAGATGGAGTGTCCCCAAGGGATCGCCGATGCGCAACAAGGAGCCGCACCTGACGGCCGCGCTGGAGGCTTACGAGGAGGCGGGCCTTATCGGCATCATTGCGACGCGCGCGATGGGCAGCTTCAAGCACCGCAAGCGGAAGGGTGACCGCAAGCAGATCATGGATGTCGCTGTCTTCCCCATGAAGGTCCACGGTCAGGAGCGCTGGTGGCCTGAGAAAGGGGAGCGGAAAGCGATCTGGGTCTCCCCGGAAACGGCGGGGCGTCTGGTGCACAAAGCCGAGTTGCGGCGGCTGATTGCCCGCTTCGCGGCGAAGACGGAGAAGAGTGGACCCTCGCTGCAGGGCGGCAAGCGGACTTCCGATCCAGGAACCCGCGTCCCGCGCAACCGTTCGAACTAG
- a CDS encoding DUF2243 domain-containing protein codes for MSAGILLGLGLGAFFDGIVFHQLLQWHHMLSGWYPLNSIDNIRLNTTWDGIFHSAAYVLVLAGLYKLWQQARGSGLRWSRRRCVGTILLGWGIFNLVEGVIDHEILGLHRVNETVPDTQRIFWDIGFLLWGAAMIVVGAAMARAGAQENDHAEGSLQAR; via the coding sequence ATGTCCGCGGGCATTCTTCTCGGGCTTGGCCTCGGCGCGTTCTTCGACGGCATCGTGTTTCACCAGCTGTTGCAATGGCATCATATGTTAAGCGGCTGGTACCCGCTCAACTCCATCGACAACATCAGGCTCAACACGACTTGGGACGGCATTTTCCACAGCGCCGCCTACGTCCTCGTGCTCGCCGGCCTTTACAAGCTTTGGCAGCAGGCGCGCGGGAGCGGACTGCGCTGGTCTCGTCGGCGGTGTGTCGGAACGATCCTGCTCGGATGGGGAATCTTCAACCTGGTCGAGGGGGTCATCGATCACGAGATCCTCGGGCTGCACCGGGTCAACGAGACGGTGCCGGATACTCAGCGCATCTTCTGGGATATCGGCTTCCTGTTGTGGGGAGCTGCGATGATCGTCGTGGGCGCCGCCATGGCACGCGCTGGCGCGCAGGAGAACGACCATGCGGAAGGCAGCTTACAGGCTCGTTAA
- a CDS encoding SIR2 family NAD-dependent protein deacylase has protein sequence MDQRPAELAYEQRPPHDILAEAIKRRRAVLFVGAGVSMAVGLPSWQSLIEHLLDDLGLERDVVDGMHGGYQMLAEYYRLKRGGIGPLRSWLDRNWRVDPQRIAASQLHRIIVELDFPIIYTTNYDRNLETAFDVLKRPFAKISNAKEIASAGVGVTHIIKFHGDFDDDASLVLTETDFLNRLAFNSPLDIRFRADALGSTLLFVGYSMSDPNIRLLLHRIWQIWDDSGHRQDRPRSFVFVAQRNPVQEAVLANWGITTIAPPEGMAADEGLTRFLLDVGRNIERSS, from the coding sequence ATGGACCAACGACCGGCAGAGCTCGCATACGAGCAGCGGCCGCCTCACGATATCCTGGCCGAGGCGATCAAGCGACGCCGCGCGGTCCTGTTCGTCGGCGCTGGCGTTTCGATGGCTGTCGGATTGCCCTCCTGGCAATCCCTGATCGAGCATCTCTTGGACGATCTCGGTCTCGAGCGCGACGTTGTCGACGGAATGCACGGCGGCTATCAGATGCTCGCGGAGTACTACCGGCTGAAGCGCGGAGGCATCGGCCCGCTCCGCAGCTGGCTCGATCGCAATTGGCGTGTCGATCCGCAGAGGATCGCCGCCTCGCAGCTTCACCGGATCATCGTCGAGCTCGATTTTCCGATCATTTACACCACGAACTACGATCGCAATCTCGAGACGGCATTCGATGTCCTGAAGAGGCCCTTTGCGAAGATCAGCAACGCGAAGGAGATCGCAAGCGCCGGCGTCGGCGTCACGCACATCATCAAATTCCACGGCGACTTCGACGATGATGCCTCGCTCGTTCTGACCGAGACCGACTTCCTCAACCGGCTCGCATTCAATTCTCCGCTCGATATCCGTTTTCGCGCCGATGCCTTGGGAAGCACGCTGCTCTTCGTCGGCTACAGCATGTCCGATCCGAACATTCGGCTGCTGCTACACCGTATCTGGCAGATCTGGGACGACTCCGGACACCGTCAGGACAGGCCCCGATCCTTCGTGTTCGTCGCCCAGCGCAATCCAGTGCAGGAAGCCGTCTTGGCGAATTGGGGCATCACCACCATTGCGCCGCCTGAGGGAATGGCCGCCGACGAGGGGCTGACCCGATTTCTCCTCGACGTCGGCCGGAATATCGAACGAAGCTCCTAG
- a CDS encoding LysE family translocator — protein sequence MLGIHEIWLFILSGVLLNITPGPDSVYVIGRSMQMGWRGGAAAALGISCGCFFHVAAAAIGLSALLMASSTAFSILKLVGAAYLVVTGLQMLWSRPALATAIDEPVRSSLRRVFLQGVFTNALNPKVALFFLAFLPQFVAADSAHKPLAFLTLGLIFIFTGTLWCLVLAAFAARAAHRLRRSEGAIAWVNRALGGLFIYLGIRVAMLETR from the coding sequence ATGCTGGGCATTCACGAAATCTGGCTCTTCATCCTGTCAGGTGTGCTGCTCAACATCACGCCGGGCCCGGACTCGGTTTACGTGATCGGCCGCAGCATGCAGATGGGCTGGCGGGGCGGCGCCGCCGCGGCGCTGGGTATCAGTTGCGGCTGCTTTTTCCACGTCGCGGCCGCGGCGATCGGCCTTTCGGCGCTGCTGATGGCCTCATCGACGGCGTTTTCGATCCTGAAGCTGGTCGGCGCGGCCTATCTCGTCGTGACGGGACTTCAGATGCTGTGGTCACGTCCGGCGCTGGCCACGGCCATCGACGAGCCGGTGCGGAGCTCGCTGCGGCGGGTGTTCCTTCAGGGCGTCTTCACCAATGCGCTCAATCCCAAGGTCGCGCTGTTCTTCCTGGCCTTCCTGCCGCAATTCGTCGCAGCCGACTCCGCGCACAAGCCGCTCGCCTTCCTGACGCTCGGCCTGATCTTCATCTTTACGGGAACGCTGTGGTGCCTGGTGCTGGCGGCGTTTGCGGCCAGGGCCGCCCATCGCCTGCGGCGATCCGAGGGTGCGATCGCCTGGGTCAACCGTGCCCTCGGCGGGCTCTTCATCTATCTCGGCATCCGCGTCGCCATGCTGGAGACGCGGTAA
- a CDS encoding adenylate/guanylate cyclase domain-containing protein → MERRLAAIVCADVAGYSRMMGSDEAGTHAAFKAHRAAIHPIILNHGGRVVKNTGDGFLLEFASIVGATEAAIAMQTLMAERNRHLPADRAMQFRLGIHMGDVIADEDEVFGDDVNIAVRLESVASPGGFAISAKAHREASKHLTVPLTDAGNHRFKNIKDTVGVWTWTPEGAPALAPGTREASALSQQYRTAIVGVLPFANLSDAQDEYFSDGLTEDLIHALSLQSFYRVLSRNSTFAFKGKNTSTRLIAREIDASYLIQGSVRRAGAKIRVTAELIAPETGEQLWTGRYDRDIGDLFAMQDEITTNLSAAIATEIVRAEASAPARLSTDVSAWDRFLKGLSHYYRQTKEDLATAVELFREAIRLDPKLSIAHAYLGTIQIQSIQFGWVKGTREMWAEAMNLAETSVRLDPRSSFAFSILSWVHGMEGHYEAAMDAAKRAVALNPYDNGARGVLGICHFIIGEHREAIELFSMASQRDNSDPRYQWAALNAFSHYLLRQYDATLSWAREQLYINPNHMQALAIRAAALAQMGRNDEASEAVGVLMANYPTLNVDRHLRNFHWKRPEDIAHYREGLLKAGVPLGKLSLVQSDVKRAAES, encoded by the coding sequence ATGGAAAGACGTCTGGCCGCCATTGTCTGCGCCGATGTCGCCGGCTATTCGCGCATGATGGGCAGCGACGAGGCCGGCACCCATGCCGCCTTCAAGGCGCATCGCGCCGCGATCCACCCCATCATCCTCAATCACGGCGGCCGCGTCGTGAAGAACACCGGCGACGGCTTCCTGCTGGAGTTCGCCTCGATCGTCGGCGCCACCGAAGCTGCGATTGCGATGCAGACGCTGATGGCGGAGCGCAACCGGCATCTGCCGGCCGACCGCGCCATGCAATTCCGGCTCGGCATCCACATGGGCGACGTCATCGCAGACGAGGACGAAGTCTTCGGTGACGATGTCAACATTGCCGTCCGCCTGGAATCGGTGGCGAGCCCCGGCGGCTTTGCCATCTCGGCCAAGGCTCATCGCGAGGCCAGCAAGCATCTCACCGTGCCGCTGACCGATGCCGGCAATCACCGCTTCAAGAACATCAAGGATACGGTCGGGGTCTGGACCTGGACGCCCGAGGGCGCCCCGGCGCTCGCCCCCGGAACGAGGGAGGCGTCCGCGCTCTCGCAGCAGTACCGCACCGCGATCGTCGGCGTGCTGCCCTTCGCCAATCTCAGCGATGCCCAGGACGAATATTTTTCCGATGGTTTGACCGAGGATTTGATCCACGCGCTATCGCTGCAATCCTTCTACCGCGTGCTGAGCCGCAACTCGACCTTCGCGTTCAAGGGCAAGAACACCAGCACCCGGCTGATCGCGCGCGAGATCGACGCCAGCTATCTGATCCAGGGTTCGGTGCGGCGCGCCGGCGCCAAGATCCGCGTCACCGCCGAGCTGATCGCGCCGGAGACCGGTGAACAGCTCTGGACCGGCCGCTACGACCGCGACATCGGCGACCTGTTCGCGATGCAGGACGAGATCACGACGAATTTGTCCGCCGCCATCGCCACCGAGATCGTCCGGGCCGAGGCTTCGGCGCCGGCACGACTCTCGACCGACGTCAGCGCCTGGGACCGCTTCCTCAAGGGACTGTCGCATTACTACCGGCAGACCAAGGAGGATTTGGCCACCGCCGTCGAGCTGTTCCGCGAGGCCATCCGGCTCGATCCCAAACTGTCGATCGCGCATGCCTATCTCGGCACGATCCAGATCCAGAGCATCCAGTTCGGCTGGGTCAAGGGCACGCGGGAGATGTGGGCGGAGGCGATGAACCTCGCCGAGACCAGCGTCCGGCTCGACCCGCGCTCCTCCTTCGCGTTCTCGATCCTGTCCTGGGTTCACGGTATGGAAGGGCATTACGAGGCCGCGATGGACGCCGCCAAGCGCGCGGTCGCGCTCAATCCTTACGACAACGGCGCGCGCGGCGTGCTCGGCATCTGCCATTTCATCATCGGCGAGCACCGCGAGGCGATCGAACTGTTCTCGATGGCATCGCAGCGCGACAATAGCGATCCACGCTACCAATGGGCTGCGCTGAACGCCTTCAGTCACTACCTGTTGCGCCAATATGACGCGACCCTGTCATGGGCCCGCGAACAGCTCTACATCAACCCGAACCACATGCAGGCGCTGGCGATCCGCGCAGCGGCCTTGGCCCAGATGGGACGGAACGACGAGGCCAGCGAGGCCGTCGGCGTGCTGATGGCAAACTATCCAACCCTGAACGTCGACAGGCATTTGCGCAATTTCCACTGGAAACGGCCCGAGGACATCGCCCATTACCGCGAGGGGCTGCTGAAAGCCGGCGTCCCCCTGGGCAAGCTGAGCCTAGTGCAGAGCGACGTCAAACGCGCCGCCGAGTCCTGA
- a CDS encoding sulfite exporter TauE/SafE family protein, with protein MIDPLLILIAAVFLLAGFVKGVVGLGLPTVSMGLLAVSMTPSRAIAIVIVPAIITNIWQTFVGPHLRDILRRLWPLMIGTVIGCWLNAGALTGPHARYGTIVLGALLVIYAVIGLNKFQFQVSPKNEKWVGGLVGIVTGAISASTGVQVIPSMPFMQAIGMEKDELVQALGVFFTTATLALAFNLTAVGLLTPANAIPGAVGLAMAFAGMFIGQSVRARMPAEAFRRWFLIAMILLGLYLAGSALAKELT; from the coding sequence ATGATCGACCCGCTGCTCATCCTCATCGCCGCCGTCTTCCTGCTTGCCGGATTCGTCAAGGGCGTGGTCGGGCTCGGCCTGCCGACGGTATCCATGGGCCTGCTCGCGGTGAGCATGACCCCCAGCCGGGCCATCGCCATCGTTATCGTGCCCGCCATCATCACCAACATCTGGCAGACCTTCGTCGGCCCCCATTTGCGCGACATCCTGAGGCGGCTGTGGCCGCTGATGATCGGCACCGTGATCGGCTGCTGGCTCAATGCCGGCGCGCTGACCGGCCCGCATGCGCGCTACGGCACGATCGTGCTCGGTGCCCTGCTCGTCATCTACGCCGTGATCGGCCTGAACAAATTCCAGTTCCAAGTCTCGCCCAAGAACGAGAAATGGGTCGGTGGCCTCGTCGGTATCGTCACCGGCGCGATCTCGGCCTCGACGGGGGTGCAGGTGATCCCCTCGATGCCGTTCATGCAGGCGATCGGCATGGAAAAGGACGAGCTGGTGCAGGCGCTGGGCGTGTTCTTCACGACGGCAACGCTGGCGCTCGCCTTCAACCTGACCGCAGTCGGACTGCTCACGCCTGCCAATGCCATCCCGGGCGCCGTGGGCCTCGCCATGGCCTTTGCCGGCATGTTCATCGGCCAATCGGTGCGGGCGCGGATGCCGGCGGAAGCGTTTCGTCGCTGGTTCCTGATCGCGATGATCTTGCTCGGTCTGTATCTGGCCGGCAGCGCGCTGGCGAAGGAGCTCACCTGA
- a CDS encoding patatin-like phospholipase family protein: MTDRNAELSEAQTTERQLTAVVFSGGLGLGAYHGGAFEALTAVARRIDWVAGSSAGAITAALIAGSPSGDRLPNLRRYWHAGGPSAGTSDSRHLFAWLNSISTRLLGHAGFFHPRLPLPSPHFGGLYDLGPTRERLRQLIDFERLNDGDPRITICATDVESGDAVLFDSASQRIEMDHILASCGFLPEFAPVQVAGRWLGDGGFSLNAPFEPILESPSPLRLYVIDLFARDGKVPDGIEAAAERKSDLTFGNQTYQRLGHALEARQLRAELQGLARDDFVYLLSYRPGREEAGPEKSFDLSETAMAQRWRAGLLDMQHAASLAPLQNEMLSVRRSL, from the coding sequence TTGACTGACCGCAACGCTGAGCTGAGCGAGGCCCAAACAACGGAGCGCCAGCTCACCGCCGTCGTCTTCTCCGGCGGACTCGGGCTCGGGGCGTATCATGGCGGCGCGTTCGAAGCCTTGACTGCTGTCGCCCGGCGGATCGACTGGGTAGCGGGTTCCTCGGCAGGCGCGATCACGGCGGCGCTGATCGCAGGAAGTCCGAGCGGTGATCGGCTGCCGAATCTGCGCCGCTACTGGCATGCGGGCGGCCCGTCCGCCGGGACAAGCGACAGCCGCCATCTTTTCGCGTGGTTGAACTCGATCAGCACGCGCCTGCTTGGCCATGCCGGATTCTTCCATCCGCGTCTGCCGCTTCCGTCACCGCACTTCGGCGGCCTGTACGATCTCGGCCCGACGCGCGAACGCCTGCGTCAGTTGATCGACTTCGAGCGCCTGAACGACGGTGATCCCCGCATCACGATCTGCGCCACCGATGTCGAAAGCGGCGATGCAGTGTTGTTCGATTCCGCGTCCCAGCGCATCGAGATGGATCACATTCTGGCCAGTTGCGGGTTCCTCCCTGAGTTCGCGCCGGTGCAGGTCGCCGGCCGCTGGCTCGGCGATGGCGGATTCTCCCTGAACGCGCCATTCGAACCGATCCTGGAATCTCCGAGCCCGCTCCGCCTCTACGTCATCGACCTGTTCGCCCGCGACGGCAAAGTCCCTGATGGCATCGAAGCTGCAGCCGAGCGCAAGAGCGACCTGACCTTCGGCAACCAGACCTACCAGCGCCTTGGCCACGCCCTGGAAGCCCGCCAGCTACGCGCCGAGCTTCAAGGCCTTGCTCGCGACGACTTCGTCTATCTGCTCAGCTACCGGCCGGGCCGCGAGGAAGCCGGCCCGGAAAAATCCTTCGATCTATCGGAAACTGCGATGGCGCAGCGCTGGCGGGCCGGTCTTCTGGACATGCAGCATGCCGCAAGTCTTGCGCCGCTCCAAAATGAGATGCTTAGCGTGCGGCGATCGCTCTAG